A region of Streptomyces paludis DNA encodes the following proteins:
- a CDS encoding ETEC_3214 domain-containing protein, which translates to MLSLPAIDTKLNVWTLAAVLTALYGLCGILRGWWHASLGKRRRLIRAYRRMAPYVRHDYVTELFGEPAWEHRQTVRTYGADAGADEDELDVVLRDVELTVRTWPLGLLGYLVTWCNEHDEVLMYSLTTRSRLFRPRISVGPYRITLGRTPLSSLPAPGQDDAGPWHGLGARRFSYAEQHYFGNPGGYLHWAVGVSDAGSPAHPPIGCTEDTWGPTELAGYRRQARINSVLIIGSTIDLESVLPYGIAPDHDRVRLLELRHPARVTLASRYHAVISTGKHWKNRREN; encoded by the coding sequence GTGCTCTCCCTCCCCGCGATCGACACCAAGCTGAACGTCTGGACACTGGCCGCCGTCCTCACCGCCCTCTACGGTCTCTGCGGCATCCTCCGCGGGTGGTGGCACGCCTCCCTCGGCAAGCGCCGCCGCCTGATCCGGGCGTACCGGCGGATGGCCCCGTACGTGCGCCACGACTACGTCACCGAACTGTTCGGCGAGCCCGCCTGGGAACACAGACAGACGGTGCGGACGTACGGAGCAGATGCGGGCGCGGATGAAGATGAACTCGATGTTGTGCTCCGCGATGTCGAGCTGACGGTGCGGACGTGGCCGCTGGGACTGCTCGGTTACCTGGTCACCTGGTGCAACGAGCACGACGAGGTACTGATGTACTCCCTCACCACCCGCAGCCGGCTCTTCCGACCGCGGATATCGGTCGGCCCGTACCGGATCACGCTCGGCAGAACCCCGCTGTCCTCCCTCCCCGCCCCGGGCCAGGACGACGCCGGGCCGTGGCACGGGCTGGGGGCCCGCCGCTTCAGCTACGCCGAGCAGCACTACTTCGGAAACCCCGGCGGCTACCTGCACTGGGCGGTGGGAGTGAGCGACGCGGGCTCCCCGGCGCACCCGCCGATCGGCTGCACCGAAGACACGTGGGGTCCCACGGAGCTGGCCGGCTACCGGCGTCAGGCCCGGATCAACTCCGTACTCATCATCGGCTCCACAATCGACCTGGAGAGCGTGCTCCCCTACGGCATCGCACCGGACCACGACCGCGTCCGGCTCCTCGAACTCCGACACCCCGCACGCGTCACGCTGGCCTCCAGGTACCACGCCGTCATATCGACGGGCAAACACTGGAAAAACCGGCGCGAAAACTGA
- a CDS encoding NB-ARC domain-containing protein, whose amino-acid sequence MTASGGLSAGRRALSDALKGLLKQALRGRSRTQAIAKANIHLAEQNLPVLTDKRVSDWVNLGTPTDDFTRLWALVQVLLDWTPPAPGAAGAAGADRAGAAQRAARKAYWKTLWTQAKDSPAPAPVPAPAVTAPAEPRYPHHAAARVPVSFPHQIGVLPLRAARFQDRLVLRQALEDSTVAVLGGMGGVGKTQLAADHARHIWQHGRLDLLLWVTAATRQAVIDAYAQAGTDLLNADPAHPEQAAAAFLAWLEPKPGPAPRRWLIVLDDVAEAADLHGLWPPASTHGRTLVTTRRRDAALNAHGLPVQVDLFTTAEATTYLTAAGRHEPDDQLAALAEDLGHLPLALSQAAAYLTDTALDCTTYRTRLADRARRLHDLLPEPGSLPDQQPATVAAAWSLSLEHANQLRPAGLARPMLHLTAMLDPNGIPDTVLTSTPALNHLTEHRTTSAAAPEHGPDRTTPVTTEQAYQALRALHRLNLIDHTPATPHQAVRVHQLIQRAVLDPLTPHDTATLARTAADTLTAAWPEIERDTAMAQALRANTDALTHHAPDALWQPDAHAVLFRTGRSIGENGQVTAAINHFQHLAHTADQRLGPDHPDTLTARGNLASLRGVAGDAAGAAAAFQELLADCVRVLGADHPDTLTARNNLAHWRRQGGHPGDP is encoded by the coding sequence GTGACCGCGTCCGGGGGCCTCAGCGCCGGCCGCCGGGCACTGAGCGATGCACTGAAAGGACTGCTCAAGCAGGCCCTGCGGGGGCGTTCGCGCACCCAGGCGATCGCCAAGGCCAACATCCACCTCGCCGAACAGAATCTGCCCGTGCTGACGGACAAGCGGGTCAGCGACTGGGTCAACCTGGGTACGCCGACCGATGACTTCACCCGCCTGTGGGCCCTGGTCCAGGTCCTGCTGGACTGGACACCGCCGGCCCCGGGCGCCGCGGGTGCTGCGGGTGCCGACCGGGCCGGGGCAGCGCAACGCGCCGCCCGCAAGGCGTACTGGAAAACGCTGTGGACCCAGGCCAAGGACAGCCCCGCCCCCGCCCCCGTGCCGGCCCCTGCCGTCACGGCACCGGCGGAACCCCGCTACCCCCACCACGCCGCAGCCCGGGTCCCGGTGTCCTTCCCGCACCAGATCGGCGTCCTGCCATTACGGGCCGCCCGCTTCCAGGACCGCCTCGTGCTCAGACAGGCACTGGAAGACAGCACGGTGGCGGTACTGGGCGGGATGGGCGGCGTCGGCAAGACCCAGCTCGCAGCAGACCACGCCCGCCACATCTGGCAGCACGGCCGGCTGGACCTGCTCCTCTGGGTCACCGCCGCCACCCGCCAAGCCGTCATCGACGCCTACGCCCAGGCCGGGACAGACCTCCTCAACGCGGACCCGGCCCACCCGGAACAAGCCGCAGCCGCGTTCCTGGCCTGGCTGGAGCCCAAACCGGGCCCGGCACCGCGCCGCTGGCTGATCGTCCTCGACGACGTCGCCGAGGCCGCGGACCTGCACGGTCTGTGGCCCCCGGCCAGCACACACGGCCGCACCCTGGTCACCACCCGACGCCGCGACGCCGCCCTCAACGCGCACGGGCTCCCGGTCCAGGTCGACCTCTTCACCACGGCCGAGGCCACCACCTACCTCACCGCCGCCGGCCGCCACGAACCCGACGACCAACTCGCCGCCCTCGCCGAAGACCTGGGCCACCTGCCACTGGCCCTGTCCCAGGCCGCCGCCTACCTCACCGACACCGCCCTGGACTGCACCACCTACCGCACACGGCTGGCCGACCGGGCCCGACGCCTGCACGACCTCCTGCCCGAACCCGGCTCCCTGCCCGACCAACAGCCCGCCACCGTAGCCGCGGCCTGGTCCCTGTCCCTCGAACACGCCAACCAACTACGCCCAGCCGGCCTGGCCCGCCCCATGCTGCACCTGACCGCCATGCTCGACCCCAACGGCATCCCCGACACCGTCCTTACCAGCACACCCGCCCTCAACCACCTCACCGAACACCGCACCACCAGCGCCGCCGCTCCCGAACACGGCCCGGACCGGACCACGCCGGTCACCACCGAGCAGGCCTACCAGGCGCTGCGGGCCCTGCACCGCCTGAACCTGATCGACCACACCCCCGCCACACCGCACCAGGCCGTACGCGTCCACCAGCTCATCCAACGCGCCGTCCTCGACCCCCTCACCCCCCACGACACGGCCACGCTCGCGAGAACCGCCGCCGACACCCTGACCGCCGCCTGGCCCGAGATCGAACGCGACACCGCCATGGCCCAGGCCCTACGCGCCAACACCGACGCCCTCACCCACCACGCGCCAGACGCACTGTGGCAACCCGACGCTCACGCCGTACTCTTCCGAACCGGCCGAAGCATCGGCGAAAACGGCCAGGTCACCGCCGCGATCAACCACTTCCAGCACCTGGCCCACACAGCCGACCAACGCCTGGGCCCGGATCACCCCGACACCCTGACCGCCCGCGGCAACCTTGCCTCCTTGCGGGGGGTGGCGGGGGATGCGGCTGGTGCGGCTGCGGCCTTCCAGGAGTTGCTGGCTGACTGTGTGCGGGTGCTGGGTGCGGATCACCCCGACACCCTGACCGCCCGGAACAACCTCGCTCACTGGCGGAGACAGGGTGGTCACCCGGGTGACCCTTGA